The Bacteroidota bacterium DNA window GAATCCCGGACGGATGAGCCCGATGCTGAGGGCCCAAGCGTCCTACTTCCGCTCTGTAGAAGAGGCGGGGACAGACTACCTGATTGCGGAAAATAATACAGACGCGGTGCGGATTCGCATGAAATTTGCAAACGAAGACCGAAATGGGCTGCTTGGCCTGTTTCACCTGTTAGCCGCAAGTAAAAAATGGAAGTAACCTACCAGCACGTAATGCCCCGCCCCCTGGCGGATATACACAACCCGGATACCCAGGTATGGGGCACCAAGCTACGCCTGCAGCCGCATACGTACTATGAGGTCAAGTCGCCGTCGGGCAAGGGCAAAAGCTCTTTCGTACAGATCCTGTATGGCATCCGGCACGACTATACCGGCACGGTGCACATAGATGGCCAGCCTACGGCCACCTACAGCCTGGAACAGTGGGCCAGGCTGCGTCAGCGTCGGCTGAGCATCGTGTTTCAAGACCTGCGCCTTTTCCCAGAGCTGACCGGCTGGGAAAACCTGCTGCTAAAGAATGAGCTCACCGGCCACAAAACCGAGGCTCAGATACGCGAGATGTGCCAGCAGCTGGGGGTAGACTTCCTGCTAAACCAGGCCTGCGGTACCATGAGCTATGGCCAGCAGCAGCGTTTTGCCATCATCCGCGCCCTCTGCCAGCCCTTTGAGCTACTGCTGCTAGACGAACCCTTCAGCCACCTGGACCAGGCCAACATCCGCCTGTGTACCCAGCTGATAACCCAGGAGTGCGCGGCCCAGCAGGCCGGCCTGGCCCTTACTACCCTGGACCAGGCCTACCCCCTTAGCTACCACCAACACCTGATCCTGTAAAGCCATGTTATTGCGCAGAGTACTCCTGCACCGCCAGAGCAAGAGCCGGCTGGTGCTGGCCTCCATTGGGGCCCTTATCGGTATGCTAATGCTGCTCAATGCCCTGCAGCTCTACTACGACCTGAACTACCTCTTCACGGTAAAAAAGGACGACGTGATTGCCAATACCTATCTGGAGATTAACAAGGACCTGTCTCTACTCAATACCCTTTCGGTCGTCAGCACCTATTTTACCGAGAAAGACCTGAAAGCCCTGGAGGCGCGGCCAGAGGTAAAGCGGGTAGCCCCCTTTACCAGCACCAAGTTTAGCATCTGGGCCACGGTGAAGGGATCGGACATTATGCCCGGCATCCCCGACTTTAACAGCGACTTCTTTGTAGAGGGGCTGCCCGATAACATGATCGACCTCAAGAGCCACAAATGGCGCTGGCATCCGGGCGATGCGGAAATCCCCCTCATTGCCCCCCGCTCCCAGCTCACCATCTTGAATTTTGCCTACCTGCCCAGCAAGGGGGTGCCCAGCATACCCGAGGAGATGGTGTTTCGCATCCCCATCCGGCTGGAGATCCGCCACCCCGAGACCAACGAGAAGATCTTTTTCAAGGCACGGGTAATAGCCCTGAGCGACCGGGTAAACTCCGTTGTGGCCCCGCTCACCTTTGTGCAATATGCCAACGCGACCTTTGGCAAGGAGATAAAGCCGCCTACGCGGGTACTGGTGGAGGTGGACGACCCCGGAGACCCGCGCTTCCACGCCTTTCTGGAAGACCAGGGCTACGAAACCAACCTGGAAAAACTGAACGGCGGCAGGCTGCGGGCCGTGCTGTCCATCCTCTTTCTGGTGGTGGCTGTAGTGGGTGGTTTTATCGTGCTACTTAGCGTGCTGGTGTTTGTTCTTACCTTCGAGCTGATGATCGGTAAGGCCAGCGGAGATATCCGGCTACTCATCCAGCTGGGCTACCCCCACGTACGGGTCAGCCGCCTGTTCAATCGCTACCTGCTCAGCCTTTTCCTCTGCATACAGCTTGTGGCCTTTTTAGTCCTATTCCTTACCAAGTATTTGCTCAACCAGCAGTTCAAAGCTTACGCACTGGAGGTACTACCCGGTGTACACTGGGCCGTATTTGCCTGGGGGCTGCTATTTGCGCTGGTCTTTAGCCTGTTTGGCGTGCTGGCCCTGCGGCAAACCGTGAAAAAGCTGGCCCACTAGGCACTGTGGGGCATGCAGCGTCGAGTAACGCTATAAGGCAAAGGGGTGGGGGAGATCGGAATAGCTGGTTAGCTTTCTCGCCAATCTCTAAGTGCCTACAGAAGCATGCCGCCTGACAGGAAATCTAAGGTTAGTCAGGCGTTTCAACCTGGAAGTGTTTATCTTTGTGAATAGCATTGGTTGCTAGCGGGGGGAGCCGATTTTTTGTGTCCTGGCTTTTTAATACTTATTTTTTTGAAAATGAGAAATCAGCCATTACTTATTAATGGGGATAGTAGGGAGAAACTTCAGTTACTCTCTGATGACTCGGTAGACCTTGTGTTCACCTCTCCACCATATGCCGATCAAAGAAAAAACACCTATGGCGGTATACATCCTGATGAGTATGTTGGATGGTTTTTACCTATTGGAGAGCAGTTGTTCAGGGTACTTAAGCCAAGCGGGAGTTTTGTCCTTAACATAAAAGAAAAGGCAGTAAATGGAGAACGTCATACCTACGTATTAGAACTAATTATTGCTCTTAGAAAACAGGGATGGTTATGGACAGAGGAATATATATGGCATAAAAAGAATTGCTACCCTGGAAAATGGCCTAATCGATTTAGAGATGCGTGGGAGCGTCTTTTGCATTTCACAAAAAGTAAAAATTTTAAAATGAATCAAGAGTCGGTTATGGTTCCAATGGGCGAATGGGCACAGAGCAGGCTAAAGAATTTGAGCAAAAACGATCAGATACGGGATAACAGCAGGGTAGGTAGTGGATTTGGGAAGAATATATCAAATTGGCTTGAGAGAGATAAAGCTTATCCCAGCAATGTTCTGCATCTTGCTACCGAATGTTCAAACAAAAATCACAGTGCCGCGTTTCCAGAAGAGCTTCCCAAGTGGTTCATAAAATTATTTACGAATGAGGGAGATACAGTTTTGGATCCTTTTATGGGCTCTGGAACTACAGTACTTATGGCTTCAAAAATGTCTAGAAAGTCAATTGGCATAGAAATACTGCCAGAATATTATCATTTAGTTCAAGATAAAACAAAAGATTTTAATTGGGTTCTTTTTGATGAAATTGAGGGTTAATTTTTTATTTAAGTATCCATGAGCGATAATCCTTTGCGCGATGAAGTTAGGAATTATGTCGAAAATCACATAGCTTATTTTCATGACAAGAGGATCGAGAGTCTTAATAAATTAAAAATCGATCATGTTCTAAAACGGAAGAATCCGTATCTTTTTCGCGCAAAAAACATCGTATCTCCTGATGACTTTATAGATAAGATACTTGAAGCTCATCTTTCTTCTCACGAGGAGACAATATTTGGGAATTGGCTTGAGGAACTAGCTATTTTTGTGTGCAGCAGAGTATATGGGGGCAGGAAATCTAGCGCAAAGGGTATCGATCTTGAGTTTGATAGTGATGGAATACGGTATCTTGTCAGTATAAAGTCAGGCCCTAACTGGGGTAATTCAAGTCAAATCAGACGGCTTTCTGATGATTTTAAGGCTGCAAGAAAAATTCTTAATACCTCAAACTCAAGGATAAATGTAAGATGTGTGAATGGATGTTGTTATGGGAATGATAATGGAGACAGGGGCGACTACATAAAACTCTGTGGTCAGGATTTTTGGAAATTAATTTCAAATAATGATAAATTTTATATTGAAATAGTAGAGCCTATAGGGATAAGGGCGCGAGAAAGGAAT harbors:
- a CDS encoding ATP-binding cassette domain-containing protein, encoding MEVTYQHVMPRPLADIHNPDTQVWGTKLRLQPHTYYEVKSPSGKGKSSFVQILYGIRHDYTGTVHIDGQPTATYSLEQWARLRQRRLSIVFQDLRLFPELTGWENLLLKNELTGHKTEAQIREMCQQLGVDFLLNQACGTMSYGQQQRFAIIRALCQPFELLLLDEPFSHLDQANIRLCTQLITQECAAQQAGLALTTLDQAYPLSYHQHLIL
- a CDS encoding site-specific DNA-methyltransferase; this translates as MRNQPLLINGDSREKLQLLSDDSVDLVFTSPPYADQRKNTYGGIHPDEYVGWFLPIGEQLFRVLKPSGSFVLNIKEKAVNGERHTYVLELIIALRKQGWLWTEEYIWHKKNCYPGKWPNRFRDAWERLLHFTKSKNFKMNQESVMVPMGEWAQSRLKNLSKNDQIRDNSRVGSGFGKNISNWLERDKAYPSNVLHLATECSNKNHSAAFPEELPKWFIKLFTNEGDTVLDPFMGSGTTVLMASKMSRKSIGIEILPEYYHLVQDKTKDFNWVLFDEIEG
- a CDS encoding cytosolic protein, which encodes MSDNPLRDEVRNYVENHIAYFHDKRIESLNKLKIDHVLKRKNPYLFRAKNIVSPDDFIDKILEAHLSSHEETIFGNWLEELAIFVCSRVYGGRKSSAKGIDLEFDSDGIRYLVSIKSGPNWGNSSQIRRLSDDFKAARKILNTSNSRINVRCVNGCCYGNDNGDRGDYIKLCGQDFWKLISNNDKFYIEIVEPIGIRARERNEIFYETLVSKKTLFIKEFINSYCTYSGSINWEKIIDLNSGRKN